The Planococcus liqunii genome includes a region encoding these proteins:
- a CDS encoding HesB/YadR/YfhF family protein: MKIDISEDAFKWFHEEMEVEAGEAVRFYVRYGGSSKLQPGFSLGVTKDVPSEATVVLEHDGVTYYVEQTDVWYFDGHDLHVTVNDELKELDYSYEKESA, encoded by the coding sequence GTGAAAATCGACATCAGTGAAGATGCGTTCAAGTGGTTTCATGAAGAAATGGAAGTCGAAGCAGGAGAAGCGGTCCGGTTTTACGTCCGCTATGGCGGTTCGAGCAAACTTCAGCCCGGCTTCTCGCTCGGCGTGACAAAAGATGTCCCATCAGAAGCCACAGTGGTACTTGAACACGACGGCGTCACTTATTATGTGGAACAAACCGATGTCTGGTATTTTGATGGACACGATTTGCACGTTACCGTAAACGATGAATTAAAGGAATTGGACTATTCCTACGAAAAGGAAAGTGCCTAA